The following are encoded together in the Primulina tabacum isolate GXHZ01 chromosome 18, ASM2559414v2, whole genome shotgun sequence genome:
- the LOC142533081 gene encoding putative plastid-lipid-associated protein 14, chloroplastic isoform X2 — MQGDEVVYEATVKDPRSPLFNTRVVLRRLIGTLAKRRGRRAMEVLRRLGSRRLYHSYSMQVHGYVCSSTTEDSDSFTLVHGYHGSSSLRHWLQRSDWLPTLEATLALDEESVRKVGDDTVGGPAVSRQLRVIRLLMRDLLIGVNYLHSHGLAHTELRLENLHISPVDRHIKVGLLGNASDFHESSPDDSKLDSNMDRRKMMIAFDMRCVGFIMAKMVLRDLMDPMIFSQFKTFLSKGNNPSCLREFLISIINRNSSSGKIGFQILDRNWGAGWNLLFLLLATKPSQGISCLDALRHPFLCGPLWRVDPTMEMIRWSLGSTAVRIAEEYIYGKQQRRRIAHFIELMEMLNPHSKPRQWLELLPGKWRLLYSTGRHIGLTLRQPPARVLIGDVHLTISKLLKPEATFSIASDIGYNVIIGRDWAHDKTGTGGKLKVTCLSKLRAGRRLYIKEETLTSNFVSATQDVRDSIIEKLSSKKWRKIMPIKEYPSSLPVAKLVSSDVEMTMSLDKPLSSDIETAKNVIREVRMQIPPELFELSKIVCGTYVDSRLLLLRSVNGSALLFTRSHVNDISYKP; from the exons TCCATTGTTTAACACAAGAGTTGTGCTTAGGAGACTGATTGGTACACTGGCTAAGCGAAGAGGAAGACGTGCAATGGAG GTGTTGAGAAGACTAGGCAGCCGCAGATTATATCATTCTTACTCAATGCAAGTACATGGTTATGTTTGCTCATCCACAACCGAGGATAGTGATTCGTTCACTCTAGTTCATGGA TATCATGGAAGTTCTTCTTTGAGACATTGGCTTCAACGGTCTGATTGGCTTCCAACTTTGGAAGCTACTCTTGCTCTGGATGAGGAGTCCGTCAGGAAGGTTGGAGATGATACAGTGGGAGGACCAGCAGTTTCCCGACAGCTTCGCGTAATTCGACTCTTAATGCGTGATCTGTTGATTGGG GTGAATTACTTGCACAGCCATGGACTTGCCCATACGGAGCTGAGACTTGAAAATTTACATATTAGCCCCGTTGATAGACATATTAAA GTTGGACTACTGGGAAATGCTTCCGATTTCCACGAGTCCAGTCCAGATGATAGCAAACTCGATAGCAATATGGATAGACGAAAAATGATGATTGCTTTTGACATGAG ATGTGTTGGATTCATTATGGCCAAAATGGTTCTGAGAGACCTTATGGATCCCATGATTTTCTCACAGTTCAAAACATTTCTCTCCAAG GGAAACAACCCATCCTGCTTGCGTGAGTTTTTGATTAGTATTATCAATAGAAATTCTTCATCTGGAAAAATCGGATTCCAG ATACTTGATAGAAATTGGGGAGCGGGTTGGAACTTGCTGTTCTTGCTTCTTGCAACGAAACCATCACAGGGAATTAG TTGCTTGGATGCTTTGAGGCACCCTTTCCTGTGTGGACCACTATGGCGAGTGGACCCAACAATGGAAATGATCAGATGGAGCCTTGGTTCAACTGCAGTTCGAATCGCTGAGGAATATATTTATGGCAAGCAGCAG CGAAGAAGAATTGCACATTTTATTGAGCTAATGGAAATGTTGAACCCACATTCAAAGCCCAGG CAATGGCTGGAATTGCTTCCTGGCAAATGGCGTCTTCTTTATAGCACGGGTCGGCACATTGGTCTAACCCTGCGCCAACCTCCAGCTCGAGTCCTTATCGGCGATGTCCATTTGACAATATCCAAGCTTCTGAAGCCAGAAGCAACGTTTTCAATAGCATCAGACATTGGTTACAATGTTATAATTGGCAGAGATTGGGCTCATGACAAAACTGGGACAGGCGGAAAACTGAAGGTTACCTGTCTTTCTAAATTAAGAGCAGGACGACGGTTATATATAAAAGAGGAAACCTTGACTTCGAATTTCGTGTCAGCCACACAAGATGTCAGAGATTCTATTATAGAGAAGCTATCTAGTAAGAAGTGGAGAAAGATCATGCCCATAAAAGAATATCCTTCTAGCCTTCCTGTGGCAAAGCTCGTCTCCAGTGATGTTGAAATGACCATGAGCTTGGACAAACCGTTGAGTAGTGACATCGAAACTGCAAAGAATGTTATTCGCGAGGTTAGAATGCAAATACCACCCGAATTATTCGAGTTGTCGAAAATCGTGTGTGGGACATATGTAGATTCTAGGTTGCTTCTCCTTCGTAGTGTGAATGGTTCTGCCCTATTGTTCACCAGATCCCATGTAAATGACATATCATATAAAccatga
- the LOC142533081 gene encoding putative plastid-lipid-associated protein 14, chloroplastic isoform X3 has translation MEVLRRLGSRRLYHSYSMQVHGYVCSSTTEDSDSFTLVHGYHGSSSLRHWLQRSDWLPTLEATLALDEESVRKVGDDTVGGPAVSRQLRVIRLLMRDLLIGVNYLHSHGLAHTELRLENLHISPVDRHIKVGLLGNASDFHESSPDDSKLDSNMDRRKMMIAFDMRCVGFIMAKMVLRDLMDPMIFSQFKTFLSKGNNPSCLREFLISIINRNSSSGKIGFQILDRNWGAGWNLLFLLLATKPSQGISCLDALRHPFLCGPLWRVDPTMEMIRWSLGSTAVRIAEEYIYGKQQRRRIAHFIELMEMLNPHSKPRQWLELLPGKWRLLYSTGRHIGLTLRQPPARVLIGDVHLTISKLLKPEATFSIASDIGYNVIIGRDWAHDKTGTGGKLKVTCLSKLRAGRRLYIKEETLTSNFVSATQDVRDSIIEKLSSKKWRKIMPIKEYPSSLPVAKLVSSDVEMTMSLDKPLSSDIETAKNVIREVRMQIPPELFELSKIVCGTYVDSRLLLLRSVNGSALLFTRSHVNDISYKP, from the exons ATGGAG GTGTTGAGAAGACTAGGCAGCCGCAGATTATATCATTCTTACTCAATGCAAGTACATGGTTATGTTTGCTCATCCACAACCGAGGATAGTGATTCGTTCACTCTAGTTCATGGA TATCATGGAAGTTCTTCTTTGAGACATTGGCTTCAACGGTCTGATTGGCTTCCAACTTTGGAAGCTACTCTTGCTCTGGATGAGGAGTCCGTCAGGAAGGTTGGAGATGATACAGTGGGAGGACCAGCAGTTTCCCGACAGCTTCGCGTAATTCGACTCTTAATGCGTGATCTGTTGATTGGG GTGAATTACTTGCACAGCCATGGACTTGCCCATACGGAGCTGAGACTTGAAAATTTACATATTAGCCCCGTTGATAGACATATTAAA GTTGGACTACTGGGAAATGCTTCCGATTTCCACGAGTCCAGTCCAGATGATAGCAAACTCGATAGCAATATGGATAGACGAAAAATGATGATTGCTTTTGACATGAG ATGTGTTGGATTCATTATGGCCAAAATGGTTCTGAGAGACCTTATGGATCCCATGATTTTCTCACAGTTCAAAACATTTCTCTCCAAG GGAAACAACCCATCCTGCTTGCGTGAGTTTTTGATTAGTATTATCAATAGAAATTCTTCATCTGGAAAAATCGGATTCCAG ATACTTGATAGAAATTGGGGAGCGGGTTGGAACTTGCTGTTCTTGCTTCTTGCAACGAAACCATCACAGGGAATTAG TTGCTTGGATGCTTTGAGGCACCCTTTCCTGTGTGGACCACTATGGCGAGTGGACCCAACAATGGAAATGATCAGATGGAGCCTTGGTTCAACTGCAGTTCGAATCGCTGAGGAATATATTTATGGCAAGCAGCAG CGAAGAAGAATTGCACATTTTATTGAGCTAATGGAAATGTTGAACCCACATTCAAAGCCCAGG CAATGGCTGGAATTGCTTCCTGGCAAATGGCGTCTTCTTTATAGCACGGGTCGGCACATTGGTCTAACCCTGCGCCAACCTCCAGCTCGAGTCCTTATCGGCGATGTCCATTTGACAATATCCAAGCTTCTGAAGCCAGAAGCAACGTTTTCAATAGCATCAGACATTGGTTACAATGTTATAATTGGCAGAGATTGGGCTCATGACAAAACTGGGACAGGCGGAAAACTGAAGGTTACCTGTCTTTCTAAATTAAGAGCAGGACGACGGTTATATATAAAAGAGGAAACCTTGACTTCGAATTTCGTGTCAGCCACACAAGATGTCAGAGATTCTATTATAGAGAAGCTATCTAGTAAGAAGTGGAGAAAGATCATGCCCATAAAAGAATATCCTTCTAGCCTTCCTGTGGCAAAGCTCGTCTCCAGTGATGTTGAAATGACCATGAGCTTGGACAAACCGTTGAGTAGTGACATCGAAACTGCAAAGAATGTTATTCGCGAGGTTAGAATGCAAATACCACCCGAATTATTCGAGTTGTCGAAAATCGTGTGTGGGACATATGTAGATTCTAGGTTGCTTCTCCTTCGTAGTGTGAATGGTTCTGCCCTATTGTTCACCAGATCCCATGTAAATGACATATCATATAAAccatga